A DNA window from Mycosarcoma maydis chromosome 12, whole genome shotgun sequence contains the following coding sequences:
- a CDS encoding Dkh6 virulence factor, translated as MGDMDVPSPSLSLLRAISPYSMTFLHRGQTRAQVIDTLAKLIYVPETDGHRVWLLISQVECVIALLVSVYLLLRKKTYCTLWLVSKRESAFGGLYVTNAVFTLVIGIGVYLLAWRATAITATAFSIARRSSIAWWWIIPAPWTPLVVGAYVSMHGFILSSSPRSPLSPVNSARNAEWFYLPVAKRPAVVNTTLVLAPVLYVMATLVICGFAAQQYHVAKHLASDILPIDILDKITYNSNSGHLDSSLTDVLASDDLLCASRRVAAAYLDVHRLVCINLILSSIGAFCISMAAGLYGVPNSVYLVDHACSLDATSAACTMNHVQKTMWLISRGRSTHSDQAAGSPSANTCKMTLFAQAYVWLIVICAPLFGVVPIVIVASSFPSEVQNGDFSPTLRVVIVMVSLIILVGVGLYVFICTVFTLDPLFRSALGLNLLRTRIRIEVKIVESAIECVATGHASSSVESTVKVHEPGLDTPSNGLGSVERCLLASNHLLLPSGDAQLSTTNAWSSSSTLVDLARDPLGHPVHQLKNMH; from the coding sequence ATGGGAGACATGGACGTACCTAGTCCATCTCTGAGTCTCTTGCGCGCTATCAGTCCCTACAGCATGACGTTTTTGCATCGCGGGCAAACGCGAGCACAAGTGATCGacacgctcgccaagctcatctATGTACCCGAGACCGACGGCCATCGAGTCTGGCTGCTCATTAGTCAAGTTGAATGCGTCATCGCACTTTTGGTGAGCGTATACCTGCTCTTGCGAAAAAAGACGTACTGCACGCTCTGGCTTGTCTCGAAGAGGGAGTCGGCATTTGGCGGTTTGTACGTGACCAATGCAGTCTTCACTCTGGTGATCGGGATAGGTGTCTATCTACTAGCTTGGAGGGCTACAGCGATCACGGCAACAGCGTTTTCGATTGCGCGCCGCAGCTCGATtgcgtggtggtggatcATTCCGGCTCCGTGGACGCCGCTCGTGGTTGGTGCATACGTCAGCATGCATGGCTTCATCCTCAGTTCTAGTCCGCGATCTCCACTGTCGCCCGTCAACTCGGCGCGGAACGCTGAATGGTTCTACTTGCCGGTAGCCAAGAGGCCTGCTGTTGTCAACACAACCCTCGTTCTTGCGCCTGTTCTGTATGTGATGGCCACTTTGGTCATCTGtggctttgctgctcaacaaTATCATGTCGCCAAGCATCTGGCCTCAGACATTCTGCCCAtcgacatcctcgacaAGATCACGTACAATTCCAACTCCGGACACTTGGATTCTAGCCTGACAGACGTCTTGGCATCCGACGATTTGCTATGCGCCTCGCGCCGAGTGGCTGCTGCGTATCTGGATGTGCACAGGCTTGTCTGCATCAACCTGATCCTGTCGAGCATTGGCGCGTTCTGCATTTCCATGGCGGCTGGCTTGTACGGTGTACCGAACAGCGTGTATCTTGTCGATCACGCGTGTTCTCTTGATGCCACTAGCGCGGCTTGTACCATGAACCATGTGCAGAAAACCATGTGGTTGATCAGCAGAGGTCGGTCGACGCATTCggaccaagctgctggatCGCCGAGCGCGAATACGTGCAAGATGACGCTGTTTGCCCAAGCCTATGTGTGGCTGATCGTGATTTGTGCGCCACTGTTTGGCGTGGTCCCGATCGTCATTGTGGCCAGCTCGTTTCCAAGCGAGGTGCAGAATGGCGACTTTAGTCCGACGTTGCGCGTCGTCATTGTCATGGTCAGCCTGATCATCCTTGTCGGCGTAGGATTGTATGTATTTATATGTACCGTGTTCACATTGGATCCTCTCTTCCGTTCGGCGCTCGGTCTCAACTTGTTGAGGACTCGCATTCGGATCGAGGTGAAAATCGTCGAGAGTGCGATCGAATGCGTTGCGACGGGACACGCATCGTCAAGTGTCGAATCGACAGTCAAGGTGCACGAACCCGGTCTCGACACGCCTAGCAACGGCCTTGGATCGGTAGAGCGttgcttgcttgcgtcCAACCATTTGCTTCTCCCAAGTGGCGATGCCCAGCTTTCGACTACCAACGCTTGGTCTTCTTCGTCCACTTTGGTGGATCTCGCCAGAGATCCACTTGGCCATCCTGTGCACCAACTCAAAAACATGCATTGA
- a CDS encoding mRNA-binding protein RRP12 (related to RRP12 - Protein required for normal pre-rRNA Processing) has translation MASIDMDASASAAASLDSLHSALSKIRHHTNSKLENQKGPAQLLAAVEATLAEQDTSNGSTSASSVAASQHAFVQRAPAEYFLALESMLQLSSSPSSPSLLLNNVLYLLSIVAPHVSAGIIRAKLSSVVPAIGKLLSSPHPTTFNVNDTSAADNYASALKSALAILEAIYKAFDNDVSHLESDLPLRSCWLAALNLCADSRPKVRRRAQLLVTAILPTTAAASVKPYHPYLKITFDWIISTLTHVADAGSVSTSNAKNKNKDDPFHPKYDKKSGTAKQAQAAAALRQNQGDTASVGIWVCGFAKQTINILPVAQVDELVAALLRLPGLQNPFLTVAAFDVFEAFLKTCRPNISSGASQADALLIQPHLTSSASSIGEKTLSNLLDSLRSPAFVPSSSDVQLLPAYLRALEHAMSAYSRFADGEPAWRLTPHVWNDVWALSMSARSDASRTAPAVRSAGRDVLIALLRYCVPDAAIADALSASFSKKKASNASLLALIQSIEDALGKDSLQYMHARAEILSVLASLITRLRYHYVANTQPPHPAAASLTMHIVQTIAELRQEPTFEHREYADTVIAAAVEVCGPRLLLEALPLNLFGEAQGPGRAWLLPLIRTKINNTELSHFTGELVSLSEKIFNKRQQAETDGRPVEAKMYEALTEQIWALFPAYCAMPRDLISAFTRQFAELLTNVLYTQPNLRPSICRGLQALVYRNEALVSSGAPSDSLKHAFGLDQADGKANIAHLSAIAPNLLAVLFNVFSQSPGEGRGFVYDTIAAYLRVMSAQDVQNTYLKVKTTLEQALPTLPTKQKRNQKENPNTPPPVAYTMLDLLSALIAHLDKSTNGSAVDLFSLICQDNVLRSHDSTVQKKSYRILSRLLEGDAGKQILLVGADKRANRVGELLDKLRESTASVALGAKRDRVLLLATLVPHIPSDELHHLPSIIPEAVLATKEVNALTRQNAYELLVQMGYKMEQGGVIHRQLVEGHADTVAAQQKDDDDSQMAHVGLVSASISEYLTMVAAGLAGTTPHMISATITALSRLVYEFKETLEQSVLDELLSTIQVYLQSANREIVKSAIGFVKVAIVDFNTALIDAHLPKLIPALLGWSTEHKQHFKVKVRHIFERLLRRFGFERIYELTDQDNRKLINNIRKRKERAKRKKADAAAEREARVFQDDDEPALAPRILKTKGGNDAFEEVVYGSESDISESDDDADENETETADVDRRKAGTASALARNRNRKNGGSGNADEHGGRANRRRAKQQDEAYIEMDDDDQVPMDLLDRSATARISLTNPNAKNSVNARNRKRQPGQEASKFALDQATGRMVIDDDEAASSRHTSNAASKRVSFAATQDEDADAFDVQGAGTAYLNQARGVDGMSHVRGGAVKFNKNNKRTREAEREMELEQMAVEEAQDRARQVQSAKQASGQADRKKRVKESIGKEFRAKRGGGDVIRNGKSPYAYVPLSQVAGKNASKNSDNLSYTGKGDKSRKRR, from the coding sequence ATGGCCTCGATCGATATGGATGCTTCGGcatccgctgctgccagccTGGATAGTCTTCACAGCGCTCTCTCCAAGATTCGCCACCACACCAACTCGAAACTCGAAAACCAAAAGGGCCCTGCTCAGCTCCTCGCCGCTGTAGAAGCCACGCTTGCCGAGCAGGACACCAGCAATGGCtcaacatcagcatcatccGTAGCTGCCTCTCAGCACGCCTTTGTTCAGCGTGCTCCCGCCGAATACTTTCTCGCTTTAGAGTCGATGCTCCAACTCTCCAGCTCGccctcgtcgccatccttgctcCTCAACAACGTTTTGTACCTCTTGTCCATCGTCGCTCCTCACGTGTCGGCAGGCATCATCCGCGCAAAGCTCTCATCCGTTGTACCCGCCATCGGaaagctgctcagctcgcctCACCCAACCACCTTCAACGTGAACGATACCTCGGCTGCAGACAACTACGCTTCCGCACTCAAATCGGcgcttgccatccttgaGGCTATCTACAAGGCATTCGACAATGACGTTTCCCATCTCGAAAGCGATCTCCCTTTGCGCTCCTGTTGGTTGGCTGCTCTCAATCTGTGCGCCGACTCGCGTCCCAAGGTGCGAAGACGTGCACAGCTCCTCGTCACAGCCATCCTACCCACCACAGCAGCCGCCTCTGTCAAACCGTACCACCCCTATCTCAAAATCACCTTTGACTGGATTATCTCGACCTTGACTCACGTTGCCGATGCCGGCTCTGTCTCGACCTCCAATGCCAAaaacaagaacaaggacgACCCATTCCATCCCAAGTACGACAAGAAGTCCGGCACGGCCAAACAGGCACAAGCCGCTGCCGCTCTGCGACAGAACCAAGGCGACACAGCTTCCGTCGGCATTTGGGTCTGTGGATTTGCCAAGCAGACCATCAACATTTTGCCCGTTGCTCAAGtcgatgagctcgtcgctgctctgctccGCTTGCCTGGTCTCCAGAACCCTTTCCTCACTGTCGCCGCTTTCGACGTCTTTGAGGCATTCCTCAAAACCTGTCGACCCAACATCTCGTCCGGCGCCTCTCAGGCAGACGCTCTTCTCATTCAGCCGCATCTGACGTCCAGCGCCAGCAGTATTGGCGAAAAGACACTCTCAAACCTCTTGGACTCGCTCCGTTCACCCGCGTTCGTCCCTTCCAGCTCTGACGTTCAGCTGCTTCCTGCCTACCTTCGCGCTCTCGAACACGCCATGTCGGCCTACTCGCGCTTTGCCGACGGTGAGCCCGCTTGGCGTCTCACTCCGCACGTATGGAACGATGTTTGGGCGCTTTCCATGTCGGCCAGGTCGGATGCTTCGCGCACTGCGCCTGCTGTCCGCTCGGCCGGTCGCGACGTGCTGATCGCGCTTTTGCGTTACTGTGTCCccgatgctgccatcgctgaTGCGCTCAGCGCTTCTTTTTCCAAAAAGAAAGCCAGCAACGCTTCTCTGCTCGCTCTGATTCAATCTATCGAGGATGCGCTCGGCAAAGATTCTCTTCAATACATGCACGCGCGTGCAGAGATTCTCTCGgtgctcgcctcgctcaTCACGCGCTTGCGCTACCACTACGTTGCCAACACGCAACCGCCACACCCTGCTGCAGCCTCGCTCACGATGCACATTGTACAGAccatcgccgagctgcgtcAGGAGCCCACTTTTGAGCATCGCGAGTACGCCGACACGGtgatcgctgctgcggtcGAGGTGTGCGGCCCGCGTCTGCTACTGGAAGCGTTGCCGCTCAATCTCTTCGGTGAAGCTCAAGGTCCCGGTCGCGCCTGGCTGCTTCCGCTGATCCGcaccaagatcaacaaTACCGAGCTCAGCCACTTTACTGGCGAGCTGGTCTCACTCTCGGAGAAGATCTTTAACAAGCGTCAACAAGCCGAAACCGATGGTCGCCCCGTCGAGGCCAAGATGTACGAGGCGCTCACCGAGCAGATCTGGGCTCTGTTCCCTGCTTACTGCGCCATGCCTCGCGATCTTATCTCGGCGTTTACACGACAGtttgccgagctgctcaccaATGTGCTCTACACTCAGCCGAACTTGCGTCCCTCGATCTGCCGCGGTCTTCAAGCTCTGGTCTACCGCAATGAagcgctcgtctcgtccgGTGCACCTTCGGATTCGCTCAAACATGCATTTGGTTTGGACCAGGCCGACGGCAAGGCCAACATTGCGCATCTTTCGGCCATCGCTCCGAACCTGCTTGCAGTGCTCTTCAACGTGTTTTCGCAGTCGCCAGGAGAGGGTCGCGGATTTGTGTACGacaccatcgctgcttACCTGCGCGTCATGTCGGCACAAGACGTGCAGAACACCTATCtcaaggtcaagacgaCGCTTGAGCAGGCATTGCCAACGCTTCCCACGAAACAGAAGCGCAACCAGAAAGAGAACCCCAACACGCCGCCGCCGGTCGCTTACACgatgctcgatctgctctcGGCACTGATCGCGCATCTCGACAAGAGCACGAATGGCTCGGCTGTTGACCTGTTCTCGCTCATCTGCCAGGACAATGTGCTGCGTTCGCATGACTCGACCGTGCAAAAGAAGAGCTACCGCATTCTCAGTCGGCTGCTCGAGGGCGATGCTGGCAAGCAGATCCTCTTGGTTGGTGCTGACAAGCGAGCCAATCGCGTCGGCGAGTTACTCGACAAGCTGCGTGAATCGACGGCCAGCGTGGCTCTCGGCGCCAAGCGCGATCGAgttctgctgctcgccacACTCGTACCCCACATCCCCTCGGACGAACTGCACCATTTGCCCAGCATCATTCCTGAGGCAGTGCTCGCCACCAAGGAAGTCAACGCTCTCACTCGTCAGAACGCCTATGAGTTGCTAGTGCAGATGGGCTACAAGATGGAGCAAGGCGGTGTGATCCATCgtcagctcgtcgaggGCCATGCTGATActgtcgctgctcagcagaaagacgacgacgacagccAGATGGCTCATGTCGGGCTTGTGTCGGCCTCAATTAGCGAATACCTGACCATGGTCGCTGCCGGCCTTGCGGGCACTACGCCACACATGATCAGCGCCACGATCACGGCACTTTCACGACTCGTCTACGAGTTCAAAGAAacgctcgagcagagcgtgctcgacgagctgctcagtACGATCCAAGTATACCTGCAATCGGCGAACCGCGAGATTGTCAAGTCGGCCATCGGCTTTGTCAAGGTGGCCATTGTAGATTTCAATACGGCGCTCATCGATGCGCACCTGCCCAAGCTGATCCCGGCGCTGCTTGGATGGTCCACGgagcacaagcagcactTCAAGGTGAAGGTGCGTCACATTTTCGAACGTCTGCTGCGTCGATTCGGCTTTGAACGCATCTACGAGCTTACCGACCAAGACAATCGCAAGCTCATCAACAACATCcgcaagcgcaaggagCGAGCTAAACGCAAGAAggcagatgcagctgctgagcgCGAGGCTCGAGTGTtccaagacgatgacgagccTGCGCTTGCACCTCGCATCCTCAAGACCAAGGGAGGCAACGACGCGTTTGAGGAGGTCGTGTATGGATCTGAGTCGGACATTTCcgagtcggacgacgatgccgacgaaaACGAAACTGAAACTGCCGACGTCGACCGACGCAAAGCGGGTACAGCGAGTGCTTTGGCGCGCAATCGGAATCGCAAGAATGGAGGCAGTGGCAATGCTGATGAACACGGAGGCCGAGCGAATCGGCGTCgtgccaagcagcaggacGAGGCTTACATTGAgatggacgatgacgaccaGGTTCCGATGGACCTTCTCGATCGCAGTGCGACGGCCCGTATCTCGCTGACCAACCCGAACGCCAAGAACTCGGTCAACGCTCGCAACAGGAAGCGACAGCCGGGACAAGAAGCTAGCAAGTTTGCACTCGACCAAGCCACAGGGCGCATGGTGattgacgatgacgaggcgGCTTCGAGCAGGCACACCAGTAACGCAGCGTCCAAGCGCGTCTCGTTTGCTGCTACTCAAGACGAAGATGCGGACGCTTTTGACGTGCAAGGTGCCGGTACGGCTTACCTCAACCAGGCGCGCGGCGTTGACGGCATGTCGCACGTACGCGGAGGAGCGGTCAAGTTcaacaagaacaacaaGCGTACGCGCGAAGCCGAACGCGAGATGGAGCTCGAACAGATGGCCGTCGAAGAAGCACAGGACCGAGCACGACAGGTGCAGAGcgccaagcaagccagTGGTCAAGCCGACCGCAAGAAGCGTGTCAAGGAATCCATCGGGAAGGAGTTCCGAGCCAAGCGCGGTGGCGGAGATGTCATCCGTAACGGCAAGAGCCCCTACGCTTACGTACCGCTCAGCCAGGTCGCCGGAAAAAACGCTTCCAAGAACAGCGACAACCTATCCTACACGGGCAAGGGTGATAAGAGTCGAAAGCGTCGTTGA
- a CDS encoding putative D-ribose-5-phosphate ketol-isomerase — MASSNATNSTSAASAANTNSSAFKSAELAALSGVEAAKRAAAYAAVDNHVKPQHEIIGIGSGSTVPYVVERIAQQGPAVNAKRWFVPTGFQSRELIINAGLRLGDVDSFPSIDVTIDGADEVDNALNCIKGGGACHLREKVLAEAANEFVVVADYRKNGSQLGTKWLQGVPIEVAPFAYAKVLQNLKKMGSDKAVLRMGKAKAGPVVTDNGNFCIDAPFPEAQMKDPSDLLKRIKLLTGVLEVGLFCNICKSAYFGNDDGTITIKTAAGDVQEGVHFDVSKAPATA; from the coding sequence ATGGCTTCTTCCAACGCTACCAACAGTACCAGTGCCGCCAGTGCTGCCAACACCAACTCGTCTGCTTTCAAGAGTGCCGAATTGGCTGCTTTGAGCggcgtcgaggctgctaagcgtgctgctgcgtaCGCTGCCGTTGACAACCACGTCAAGCCGCAGCACGAGATCATTGGTATTGGCTCGGGCTCAACGGTGCCTTATGTTGTTGAGCGAATTGCTCAACAGGGACCTGCTGTGAATGCAAAGCGTTGGTTCGTTCCCACCGGCTTCCAGTCACGCGAACTCATCATCAACGCCGGCCTTCGTCTCGGTGATGTGGATAGCTTCcccagcatcgacgtcacTATCGATGGCGCtgacgaggtcgacaaTGCGCTCAACTGCATCAAGGGCGGCGGTGCTTGTCATTTGCGCGAAAAGGTACTCGCCGAAGCCGCCAATGAATTTGTCGTAGTCGCTGACTACCGCAAGAATGGATCGCAGCTCGGCACAAAGTGGCTGCAAGGTGTCCCCATCGAGGTCGCTCCGTTTGCCTATGCAAAAGTGCTTCAGAACCTCAAAAAGATGGGTTCTGACAAGGCGGTCCTTCGCATGGGCAAGGCAAAAGCCGGTCCCGTCGTTACAGATAATGGCAACTTTTGCATCGATGCTCCCTTCCCCGAAGCACAGATGAAGGATCCCTCTGATTTGCTCAAGCGTATCAAGTTGCTCACCGGTGTACTTGAGGTCGGTCTGTTTTGCAACATTTGCAAGTCCGCCTACTTTGGCAACGATGACggcaccatcaccatcaaaACCGCCGCCGGAGATGTGCAAGAGGGCGTCCACTTTGACGTCTCCAAGGCGCCTGCAACAGCATAA